DNA from Phragmites australis chromosome 16, lpPhrAust1.1, whole genome shotgun sequence:
tatgacatatcaagggtatgatataaacggatacacattttTACACTGTCGCCCAaaatgagaagagcatataccagaatagtggtgtacgtatagatgcttatgacaacgacatgcagaggggcacatccTATGGTCAAATAGAAGAGATATGGGAGCTGAATTACTTGAGATTCAATGTAGCCCTGTTTTGGTGCCGTTGCGTAAATGGGGCAAAGGGCATCACTagtgacaagtatggattcactagcgtcgATCTCAACATgttggatacaagtctgaagccttcgtactcactaaagatgttcgccaagtcttttatatgACTGACATAATaaagaagaaacgccatgtAGTTCTCACTGGGATACATtatcggagttgcaaacgtcattgatgaggaggagttcaatcaattcgatgaaatccccccttttactactgcaatcgtgccacgcTTTTCGCCGACCAAGGAAGCTCCATACCTGCGCTCTGAccaagggatccatgtcaatgAAGCACGAAAACagcgaatttgaatttgagtgtcaaatattaatgtcaagttatttgaaattgtaatattaatgtcaaatttgaattttaggtttcaagttatttgaatttctaaaatgtgacgggtgatattattaACCCGTCACTTGTATAACTAATAGGTGATGGATAAATaacataacccgtcacctatgacttatatgtataGGCCGAGTCGAAATAAAAGGTGATAGGTGATATTCTTAACCCGTCatcttttacttacaataagttaAAGGTGATACTCATAGGTGATGAGTGAcatttatcacccatcacctatgacttgtatgtatataaCCCTATCTAGTCCCCATCCACACACACTCTCATTTTGCCTGCGTGCGCTAGGGTTCATCATCGCTGTCGCCCTCCATCAAGCTAGTCACTGTCGTCGCCGAGCCCATCGCCGTCGCCACTGAGCCTGTCATCGCCGTCGTCGAGCCCATCTCCGTCGAGCTCGGTGTCCACTTCCCATCTCCATTGAGCTTGGTGTCTGCTCACCCCCATCTCTGTCAGGTACGCCCtcgctcctccccctccatctcctcccccaTCTGTGAAACTATGATCGGCGTGTCTACATGAGGTGCACTGCTCAGTGCTTGCTGGGATTGTGGAGACATTGAGGTCGAGAGAATGGCAGCTCAGAAGGCAATTGAATTGGAGCTGTAAAATTTGTACGCAAGGGCTAGATTGTGGGAGGAGGTTGACCAACTGCGGGAGGTGATGAAGGAGAAAGGGTTGGAAAAGGATGTTGGTTTTACTTGGGTTGAGCATGGTTCCTGAAAGGACTTGAAAACACTTCATGTTGCCATTGCCATATGATCAGGACATTATGAATGGAGTGGCAGGAGGCGATTCCATTTTGTGATGAGCTAACACCATATCCTGATATCCATAAGTATAAGTATCAACAATAAGTATAAGTATAACCGGTTAGAGTGATAGGAGGCGATTCCATTGTTGATAGTGTCAGTTTGCACTGTgagtttttattctttttgcattGAACAACACGGTTGTACATTCTTTAGCTCGATGATGATCAAGTACATTGAAAATTGAACTAGcagttgagtacaatagatgagATCTTGAGTAGTTCTCTGATTATTGGATGATCTAGGCAGTAGCTGTTTTCGCACTTTGATTCCTGTTGGTTGGTGCTATTGTTGCCCATAATTCGAGTAAGATTTGGTTGATTGAGTTACGGAAGAGCAATATATATTATTGATTCAGCAATAGAGGTTTTAGCCCTGCTTGTCTGTTGTGCTACTAGTCTTGTGGTATATAAGTGCTTGATTATTTTTCTAGTGCTCAAGCACCTGCTCAGTAGCCATGTCCAGTAAGCAGTAgcatttttagagaatttgTGCTCAGGATCTttatctaggtgtgatctcattTGCTTGTTCAATTTGTGATTTGATTAGAGATCAGCTTGACAACAAACTTTTATAATTTTGGAGCTAGCTGATAGAATTTTCTGAGAGCTCTGATTGACTACCTATGATAGTTAATCTCTGAATTACCATGGCATGGCCCAACCATGATGATTCTTAGGATAGCAAGATTGCAAAGACCACAACTTCTTGAAAGCggagaaatcacattcagaagcAGCGAAACCCAGTCgtagaaaaagtcaaagaaaaggcagccgtaGCCTGCCAAGGTGGAAGACGTCTACAATGGACGTGGATGCAATTACACGAGACATCATCTAGAAAGTTTACGCAAGCATCATAGGGCAGCTTGCATCACAGGGAATACAGATTTTCATACCACGGGAAGCTTGCCTCAGAGCTACAGGGAAGAATAGCAGCGCCTCTaaggaggtcgagcaacaaaTAGTTGCTGTTGTGACTGAGCCAGATACGATTGACCTTCTAGAAGGGCCCACAccttgcagccttgtaatcaggtcTGAtgggtatcacatcgaggttgcaaggggccaggttcTTCTAGGCGTCCGTATCTTATATACGGTCCCTATACGTGCAGGCTAAATCGTAATTATGGTgaacatggtacatagcaataccattgatcacgtgttggagcccccccccccaatgatgaagtaacaactctgggtgaagctcttcatcaaatgATCCAGTGAAAGAGGGCGCGGCATCGTGGTTTCTAGTGCATCCCAGTCCGGACAAGCTCCAAGTGCACTGCCGCCGCACCCCTCACTTCCaaagaaggcagcttcactgcattctcctcctccagagaagtcagcttcactgccttctcctccgcatcagGTAGTCTCGCTTCCAGATCCAATTCCATCTCACCCAGAGAGcctaaagaaaaacaaaatgaaggtcaagaagaaaggctctaagaagcataTTTCAGAtatgtcgaaggccattgtatcGATGAAGAAGGCCACAAACATTAGAGTAGCGTGGACTAGTGCTAgcacgaaattcaaatatggtaagctcatgatgacggtagatgggCTAGCAAGGGCGGGACAAGCATGTATCAACCTACATAACTATTACATgcaggcttgtagagacaaCAATGCCATATCCacagtcgtacagtacaaacgacgacACTCTTTAAGTAAAGAcgacggctacttcattgtgggttccaatgacttatacgacctcttcaatcTTGATGGTTTGGACATATCGTTATTATgagtcttcacattgtaagtcccttgaaactgaatatacattaattaataccactaagttttgaatctaactatgttcttatctatagacacttgatgaaacaaacaaagaagaataagaacTCCATCGCATTTTTTGACCTTGAGGACATTACAATATCGGCCATCCAACTTCACCCTCACTTCACTGTGGACCAAGTGgctagggcaatgcaacaacattccaaaatgcactacctGTTGGGTACCTACAACACCGGTGGCTATTAGATCTTACTGgttatttgcctcaagtggaacttggtgtggtacctcgactcatcaagactagTAGGACAAAAAGGCAAACTTGGAGAGCGTGATTACAACATTGTAAAAGACTCCTTGATGCGTAAGTTCTTCCTGACTtaatttacatatttaacttttctaacattcaaatgctccctaatcaATCCCTATTTCTGCAGGGCTTTTGATAAGTATCTTcaagctcaacctgactacaacgagaaagacgaccgcagactgacacacaagactaGGTTCGCGATAAATGCTACCTAACAGATTAGCAAATGCTCTCTGTTGCTGTTTTCTCATTTGACCTAATACTAAATTTTCTGTTCAGCAGTGCCACTAACAACCACTGGGCAATgcctgtggattctatgttgcatgAAGGATCACAAATCCCTTGATATAAGTTCAATATGAGAtgattcgtaactaatttcagtaattagtttaattatatgataacatgacattagtTACATGTCAAATTATGCTAGGGATttgatgctatttttttttacaacggTGCAATCTCGAAGATTCGACGACGGATCGTCGGGTACATGGTGTCTAAAGTCATCAGCCCACatggcgagttccactatagaatcctTAGTTTGTGATGTCTTGTGTAATATGAGTTAATCAGaattttgtaacatttgtgattctgtagtGAATAAATTGGAACTTTATAACCTTTACGATTCTAttatgaagtgagttcttatataagtgtgtttgtcgctatgaatttggatgtgttgctattgtttgcagagAGAAAACGGCTGTCAAATCCTAGCTACGCTCCAGGATGCAGCTAGGAAGCAGACCAATCTAGCAGAACACCATAAATATAAGTTACGGGTAATATATTTATCTGTTACTTATGTTAAGTATAAGTAACAGATAACTTTGGTTATCCGTCACTTTTGTATTCCCCCCAGCAcacagacataagtgacggataacctAGTtgcccgtcacttatattagaACATTAGTAACGAGTGAAGAGTTTACCTGTTAGTTATGTCTACCACTAAAGCACATAATAGACACTTAAAGGTGACGAGTCAagattatgacccatcaccgatgattttattagtgatgggtccttaCCTGACATCAATAACTAGTCATCAATAACACGTTCAACATGATGGATATAGAACCTATCACGCATATGATCCGTCACTCATATCTAATTTTCAGGTAATAATCACCAACCGGTATTATTAATGGACAGCACAAAAGTATATATAATTACACCACAATCTGCGGTGCCGGAACAGATTAATATGTGCGGGTCTAATGATTGGGTGTTTTTTTTAGGTATAATGATTGGGGTTTGCCACATTCGAAAGCCGGAAAATTCCACACAGCAGGGATACTAAGATGTAGAGTGTTGTTGCTTTTCTTGACAAGCAAATGTGTGTATCTACATCGATTGAACACACGAACGGGAAGTACAGGTACATCACCCATTTGGTACACGCATGTAGGTTGGAGGAGTTTGGTGGTTTCGTCCCGCTACATCTGAATTCTGTTTAAACTCCGTCAACAACTGGCCAGTTCGCCTTAACGCTTAACAATTGTACGCCTAGCTTCAAAAGTACAGTGCTACACAATTATAATGCTTGTGAATAAAAGCACATCTGTGTTCGCTATAAGTATGGTTGCGTACGATTCTAGTTTATATTACTGTAACACAACTCACAACTCTAATAATTAATGTACACCCCTATAATTTGGTTTTGCCAAAACAAGCAATATGGACTTGTCTTTTCTTTACTCTCTCTATCGGTTAGCgagaaaattttgaagtttttactgtttattcaataatattttttcaacGACTAAAAAAAGTCTCACGAGTCACAAAACTATTGCTACATCCAAAAGTAGGAAATACATTTGGATAGCTTGTTTTATAAAAACTGGTTTCAACTAAACTTAGCTTTTCAAGTAACCGTCGAGAACCTTTTGTTAGATGAGGGTATATCTTTTAGGGGAAAAAACAAGATGTACTCACGCACGATGTTGCAGGCCTTTGTGTATGacaacatataaaaaataaaacttgaTAAGGGGAAGAGACATCCACCCTATCCTTAATATACAGAAGGCGAGAATCAAACCCGGATGGCTAGGTGATAATTAACCACCGCCATTAGCCAGCAATATATCTCGGAGAGATTCTCTCGTGTATCACAATAACACGAAGAGCAAGAACCatcgaagaaaaaaatagaaatcaaGAACAATGGATGCCTGGACGGATCAGTTGCGGCTGCACTCGCCGGGGAAGCCCTGCGGGAACCTCCACCCGTCGTCGCAGTAGTTGTAGCGCATGTAGTTGCGCTCGGCCCAGGCTACGGTGCCCCACTCGGCGTTGTCGGGCTGCCGGTTCATCCACTTGTCGCTGCCGGCGGGGCACGAGCTGCCGCTGGCGCAGGCGTTGGCGGAGTAGCCGCGGTAGGAGACGACGAAGGGCGCGCCGGACCAGTCGATCGGGACCTTGCCTTTCTGCGTCGCCCAGTAGCTGCCGTCCCACAGCGTGGCGTGCACCGTCATGGGCTTCGCGTCTGGGTAGGGGAGGTCGGCGTAGCGCTTGAAGCAGCGGATGACGTTCTCGTCGACCTTGAAGATGATGTTCTTGGGGTTCCAGATGACGGTGTAGGTGTGGTAGTCGGCGGCCGGGTCGAACCATAGGTCGAACTGGTGCTCCTTCTTGCCGTCGCCGTTGGCCCACACGTTGGTGTTGAGCACCACCGGTTGGCCGCTGGAGTTGCCCATGAACTCCATGTCGATCTCGTCGTGCCCATCGCCCTCGCCCGACGACAGCTGCCATCCATTCCATCCGATCGACGAAATCATCAGTCAGCTGAGCGATCGAGCAATATAATAGAACCGAAAGAAAAGTGCACAGCTCAAGATGGCGGCTTACGTAGAGGGAGCTGACGGTGCCGGCGGAGTTGCCAGGGACGAGCTTCATCTGGATGCTGAACTCGCCGAAGAGGTACTTCTCCTTGGAGTTGAAGCCGCCGCCGGAGTGCTGGTCGAGGCTGACCATCGCCACCTGCTGGCCGGAAGCCTCGTACGCGCGGATGTTGCCGTCTGTGGTGAACTGGTCGTAGAGCCAGGACTCCGACGAAGCGGCCTGCAGGAGCGCGAGGGCGATGGCGAGGGACGCGAGATGAGACCACCTGgccatggctgctgctgctgctctgctcCGCTCCGCTCCGCTCCTCGGAAATGATGAGGTTGGTTTGGTGCTGCGAAGCACAGGCAGTGGTGCAGCTTTATACTGGTGAGTCGTGGGCTCGTGGCCGCGGGTGCTCTGCTCCGGTTGGTGCTGCTGCTTGGGCAGGGCAACACGTTGTGTTGATGCGTGGggcactcttttttttttttcgcttGTCGGGTGGGCTAATTTTGTCGAAATTTTTCAAAGATAAAAGCCCACACATAGTTCCGTGACTATTCCAGTGCTATGAAAAattagggattaaaattttgacGAAATTTCGTGAATTTTAGAGGATAACGAAAtacataattttaaaaaaaaaattcactgatACATGCGACCCACAGAACAGAGGTTGAAAAATAActgaaattttgataaaatttcaTGAACTTCAGTCTTTTTACCGaacgaaaaaaattgtaaaacgaaattaaaatcTTTGGAAAAAACCTGCCTTG
Protein-coding regions in this window:
- the LOC133896382 gene encoding xyloglucan endotransglycosylase/hydrolase protein 8-like gives rise to the protein MARWSHLASLAIALALLQAASSESWLYDQFTTDGNIRAYEASGQQVAMVSLDQHSGGGFNSKEKYLFGEFSIQMKLVPGNSAGTVSSLYLSSGEGDGHDEIDMEFMGNSSGQPVVLNTNVWANGDGKKEHQFDLWFDPAADYHTYTVIWNPKNIIFKVDENVIRCFKRYADLPYPDAKPMTVHATLWDGSYWATQKGKVPIDWSGAPFVVSYRGYSANACASGSSCPAGSDKWMNRQPDNAEWGTVAWAERNYMRYNYCDDGWRFPQGFPGECSRN